Proteins encoded in a region of the Balaenoptera ricei isolate mBalRic1 chromosome 19, mBalRic1.hap2, whole genome shotgun sequence genome:
- the LTBP4 gene encoding latent-transforming growth factor beta-binding protein 4 isoform X1, whose protein sequence is MRLPGPSGRRPLLLVLLLALLAAAAAAASAAGPSPIQAVEVAVIPGRPAGVAACRCCPGRSPRRSRCFRASCRVQSCRPEKCAGPQWCLTPVPPGLSSPSPSVRRKQVSLNWQPLTLQEARALLRRRRLRGPGARALLRRRPPQRAPAGQSRVLCPLICHNGGVCVKPDRCLCPPDFAGKFCQLHSSGARPPAPAMPGFTRSVYTMPLANHRDDEHGVASMVSVHVEHPQEASVVVHQVERVSGPWEEADAEAVARAAAAARAEAAAPYTVLAQSAPREDGYSDASGFGYCFRELRGGECASPLPGLRTQEVCCRGAGLAWGVHDCQSCSELLGNSDQVGVPDGPCPAGFERVNGSCEDVDECETGGRCQHGECANTHGGYTCVCPDGFLLDSSRSSCISQHVISEAKGPCFRVLRDGGCSLPILRNITKQICCCSRVGKAWGRGCQLCPPFGSEGFREICPAGPGYHYSASDLRYNTRPLGQEPPRVSLSQPRAPSSTSRPRTGFLPTHRPEPRPETRLEPRPEPRPGPELPLPSTPAWTGPEIPESGPSAGECQRNPQVCGPGRCIPRPSGYTCACDSGFRLSPQGMRCIDVDECRRIPTPCAPGRCENTPGSFRCVCGPGFRAGPRGAECLDVDECHRVPPPCDRGRCENTPGSFLCVCPAGYQAAPHGASCQDVDECIQSPGLCGRGVCENLPGSFHCVCPAGFRGSACEEDVDECAQEPPPCGPGRCDNTAGSFHCACPAGFRSRGPGAPCQDVDECARSPPPCTYGRCENTEGSFQCVCPTGFQPSAAGSECEDVDECENHLACPGQECVNSPGSFQCRACPAGHHLHHGRCTDVDECRSGASCGPHGHCTNTEGSFRCTCAPGYRAPPGRPGPCADVNECLEGDFCFPNGECLNTDGSFACTCAPGYRPGPRGASCLDVDECSEEDLCQSGICTNTDGSFECVCPPGHRAGPDLASCLDVDECRERGPALCGSQRCENSPGSYRCVRDCDPGYHAGPEGTCDDMDECQEYGPGICGAQRCENTPGSYRCTPACDPGYQPTPGGGCQDVDECRNRSFCGAHAMCQNLPGSFQCLCDQGYEGARDGRHCVDVNECETLQGVCGAALCENVEGSFLCVCPNSPEEFDPMTGRCVPPRTSAGTFPGPQPHVPASPSLPARLPPPPSRRPSPPRQGPVGSGRRECYFDTAAPDACDNILARNVTWQECCCTVGEGWGSGCRIQQCPSTETAEYQSLCPHGRGYLAPSGDPSLRRDVDECQLFRDQVCKSGVCVNTAPGYSCYCSNGYYYHAQRLECIDNDECADEEPACEGGSCVNTIGSYHCTCEPPLVLDGSGRRCVSNESQSLDDNLGVCWQEVGADLVCSRPRLDRQATYTECCCLYGEAWGMDCALCPAQDSDDFEALCNVLRPPAYGPPRPGGFGLPYEYGPDLGSPYQGLPYGPELYLPPVLPYDPYPPPPGPFARREAPYGTPPFDMPDFEDDGGPYGESEAPAPPGPGSRWRYRSRDTRGSVSEPEESPEGGSYAGAQAGPYEGLEAEECGILDGCAHGRCVRVPEGFTCDCFDGYRLDMTRMACVDINECDEAEAAAQLCVNARCVNTDGSFRCICRPGFAPSHEPHHCTPARPRA, encoded by the exons TCCTGTGTCCCTTGATCTGTCACAACGGAGGTGTGTGCGTGAAGCCTGACCGCTGCCTCTGTCCCCCGGACTTCGCTGGCAAGTTCTGCCAGTTGCACTCATCGGGCGCCCGACCCCCGGCCCCGGCCATGCCAGGCTTCACCCGCTCTGTGTACACCATGCCACTGGCCAACCACCGTGACGATGAGCATG GCGTGGCGTCTATGGTGAGCGTCCACGTAGAGCACCCGCAGGAGGCGTCGGTGGTGGTGCACCAGGTGGAGCGTGTGTCCGGCCCTTGGGAGGAGGCGGACGCCGAGGCAGtggcgcgggcggcggcggcggctcgcgCGGAGGCGGCAGCGCCCTACACGGTGCTGGCACAGAGCGCGCCGCGCGAGGACGGCTACTCGGACGCCTCGGGCTTCGGTTACTGCTTTCGGGAGCTGCGCGGAGGCGAA TGTGCGTCCCCGCTGCCCGGGCTCCGGACGCAGGAGGTCTGCTGCAGAGGGGCCGGCTTGGCCTGGGGCGTTCACGACTGTCAGTCGTGCTCGGAGCTCCTGG GAAACTCCGACCAAGTGGGCGTCCCAGATGGACCGTGTCCAGCTGGCTTTGAAAGGGTTAATGGGTCCTGCGAAG ATGTGGATGAATGCGAGACTGGGGGGCGTTGCCAGCACGGGGAGTGTGCGAACACGCATGGCGGATACACCTGCGTGTGCCCCGACGGCTTTCTGCTTGACTCGTCCCGCAGCAGCTGCATCT cccaacaCGTGATCTCAGAGGCCAAGGGACCCTGCTTCCGCGTGCTCCGCGACGGCGGCTGCTCGCTGCCCATTCTACGCAACATCACCAAACAGATCTGCTGCTGCAGCCGCGTAGGCAAAGCCTGGGGCCGGGGTTGCCAGCTCTGCCCACCCTTTGGCTCAG AGGGTTTTCGGGAGATCTGCCCAGCTGGCCCTGGCTACCATTACTCGGCCTCCGACCTCCGCTACAACACCAGACCCCTGGGCCAGGAACCACCCCGAGTGTCCCTCAGCCAGCCCCGTGCCCCATCCTCCACCTCTCGGCCACGCACAG GCTTTCTGCCCACTCATCGCCCAGAACCCCGGCCTGAGACACGGCTAGAACCCCGGCCAGAGCCCCGTCCGGGCCCTGAGCTTCCCCTGCCCAGCACCCCTGCCTGGACTGGTCCGGAGATCCCTGAATCAG GTCCCTCTGCAGGCGAGTGTCAACGCAATCCCCAGGTCTGTGGCCCGGGACGCTGCATTCCCCGGCCCAGTGGCTACACCTGCGCGTGCGACTCCGGTTTCCGGCTCAGCCCGCAGGGCATGCGCTGCATTG ACGTGGACGAATGTCGCCGCATTCCCACGCCTTGTGCTCCCGGGCGCTGCGAGAACACGCCAGGCAGCTTCCGTTGCGTGTGCGGGCCGGGCTTCCGAGCTGGCCCGCGGGGTGCGGAGTGTCTGG ACGTGGACGAGTGCCACCGCGTGCCGCCACCCTGTGACCGTGGGCGCTGCGAGAACACGCCAGGCAGCTTCCTGTGCGTGTGCCCCGCTGGGTACCAGGCTGCGCCCCACGGAGCCAGCTGCCAGG ATGTGGATGAATGCATCCAGAGCCCCGGCCTGTGTGGCCGAGGGGTCTGTGAGAACCTGCCTGGTTCTTTCCACTGTGTGTGCCCGGCTGGCTTCCGGGGCTCAGCGTGTGAAGAGGATGTGGATGAGTGTGCCCAGGAGCCACCACCCTGTGGGCCAGGCCGTTGTGACAACACAGCAGGCTCCTTTCACTGTGCCTGCCCTGCTGGCTTCCGCTCCCGTGGGCCGGGGGCCCCCTGCCAAG ATGTGGATGAGTGTGCCCGTAGCCCCCCGCCCTGCACCTATGGCCGGTGTGAGAACACAGAAGGCAGCTTCCAGTGCGTCTGCCCCACGGGCTTCCAACCCAGTGCTGCCGGCTCTGAGTGCGAGG ATGTGGATGAGTGTGAGAACCACCTGGCATGTCCTGGGCAGGAGTGTGTGAACTCACCTGGCTCCTTCCAGTGCAGGGCCTGTCCTGCTGGTCACCACCTGCACCATGGCCGATGTACTG ATGTGGACGAATGCCGTTCGGGCGCCTCCTGCGGCCCCCACGGCCACTGCACTAACACTGAAGGCTCCTTCCGCTGCACCTGCGCGCCAGGCTACCGGGCACCACCTGGTCGGCCCGGGCCCTGCGCAG ACGTGAACGAGTGCCTGGAGGGCGACTTTTGCTTCCCCAACGGCGAGTGCCTCAACACCGACGGCTCCTTTGCCTGTACTTGTGCTCCCGGTTACCGGCCCGGACCTCGCGGAGCTTCTTGCCTCG ACGTGGACGAATGCAGCGAGGAGGACCTCTGCCAGAGCGGCATCTGTACCAACACCGACGGCTCTTTCGAGTGCGTCTGTCCTCCAGGACACCGCGCTGGCCCAGACCTCGCCTCCTGCCTCG ACGTGGACGAATGTCGGGAGCGGGGCCCGGCCTTGTGCGGGTCCCAGCGCTGTGAGAATTCCCCCGGCTCCTACCGCTGTGTCCGCGACTGCGACCCTGGCTACCACGCAGGCCCTGAGGGCACCTGTGACG ACATGGATGAGTGCCAGGAATATGGCCCAGGGATTTGTGGAGCCCAGCGCTGTGAGAATACCCCTGGCTCCTACCGCTGCACACCGGCCTGTGACCCTGGCTACCAGCCCACGCCAGGGGGCGGATGCCAGG ATGTGGACGAATGCCGGAACCGGTCCTTCTGCGGGGCCCATGCCATGTGCCAGAACCTGCCTGGTTCCTTCCAGTGCCTCTGTGACCAGGGCTACGAGGGGGCGCGGGACGGGCGTCACTGCGTGG ATGTGAATGAATGTGAAACGCTACAGGGTGTGTGTGGAGCTGCCCTGTGTGAGAATGTGGAAGGctccttcctctgtgtctgcccCAACAGCCCTGAGGAGTTTGACCCCATGACTGGGCGCTGTGTTCCCCCTCGGACGTCTGCTG GCACGTTCCCGGGCCCGCAGCCCCACGTACCCGCCAGCCCCAGTCTGCCAGCCAGGCTCCCACCACCCCCGTCCCGCCGGCCCAGCCCACCTAGGCAGGGCCCTGTGGGCAGCGGGCGCCGGGAGTGCTACTTTGACACGGCAGCTCCGGATGCATGTGACAACATCCTGGCTCGGAACGTGACGTGGCAGGAGTGCTGCTGCACTGTGGGTGAGGGCTGGGGCAGCGGCTGCCGCATCCAGCAGTGCCCAAGCACCGAGACAG CTGAGTACCAGTCATTGTGCCCCCACGGCCGGGGCTACCTGGCGCCCAGCGGAGACCCGAGCCTCCGGAGAG ACGTGGACGAGTGCCAGCTCTTCCGAGACCAGGTGTGCAAGAGCGGCGTGTGCGTGAACACGGCCCCAGGCTACTCATGTTATTGCAGCAATGGCTACTACTATCATGCCCAGCGCCTGGAGTGCATCG ATAACGACGAGTGCGCGGACGAGGAGCCGGCCTGTGAGGGCGGCAGCTGCGTCAATACCATAGGCTCTTATCACTGCACGTGCGAGCCCCCACTTGTGCTGGACGGCTCGGGGCGCCGCTGCGTCTCCAACGAGAGCCAGAGCCTCG ACGACAATCTGGGAGTGTGCTGGCAGGAAGTGGGGGCTGACCTCGTGTGCAGTCGCCCTCGGCTGGATCGCCAGGCCACCTACACAGAGTGCTGCTGCCTCTATGGCGAGGCCTGGGGCATGGACTGTGCCCTCTGCCCAGCGCAGGACTCAG ATGACTTTGAGGCCCTGTGCAATGTGCTGCGCCCCCCCGCCTATGGACCCCCGCGGCCAGGTGGCTTTGGACTCCCCTACGAGTATGGCCCAGACCTAGGTTCACCTTACCAGGGCCTTCCGTATGGGCCTGAGTTGTACCTGCCACCCGTCCTACCCTATGACCCCTACCCACCGCCACCTGGGCCCTTCGCGCGCCGGGAGGCCCCCTACGGGACGCCACCCTTCGACATGCCCGACTTCGAGGACGATGGTGGCCCCTACGGTGAATCCGAGGCTCCTGCTCCACCGGGGCCCGGCTCCCGCTGGCGCTATCGGTCCCGCGACACCCGTGGCTCCGTCTCAGAGCCTGAGGAGTCGCCTGAAGGTGGAAGCTATGCTG GCGCCCAGGCTGGGCCCTACGAAGGGCTGGAGGCGGAGGAGTGCGGGATCCTGGACGGCTGCGCCCACGGCCGATGTGTGCGTGTCCCCGAGGGCTTCACCTGCGACTGCTTCGACGGCTACCGCCTGGACATGACCCGCATGGCCTGCGTCG ACATCAACGAGTGTGACGAGGCCGAGGCGGCCGCCCAGCTCTGCGTCAACGCGCGCTGCGTCAACACGGATGGCTCGTTCCGCTGCATCTGCCGCCCAGGATTCGCACCCTCGCACGAGCCGCACCACTGCACGCCGGCCAGGCCCCGGGCCTGA
- the LTBP4 gene encoding latent-transforming growth factor beta-binding protein 4 isoform X5, with product MSMCASPLPGLRTQEVCCRGAGLAWGVHDCQSCSELLGNSDQVGVPDGPCPAGFERVNGSCEDVDECETGGRCQHGECANTHGGYTCVCPDGFLLDSSRSSCISQHVISEAKGPCFRVLRDGGCSLPILRNITKQICCCSRVGKAWGRGCQLCPPFGSEGFREICPAGPGYHYSASDLRYNTRPLGQEPPRVSLSQPRAPSSTSRPRTGFLPTHRPEPRPETRLEPRPEPRPGPELPLPSTPAWTGPEIPESGPSAGECQRNPQVCGPGRCIPRPSGYTCACDSGFRLSPQGMRCIDVDECRRIPTPCAPGRCENTPGSFRCVCGPGFRAGPRGAECLDVDECHRVPPPCDRGRCENTPGSFLCVCPAGYQAAPHGASCQDVDECIQSPGLCGRGVCENLPGSFHCVCPAGFRGSACEEDVDECAQEPPPCGPGRCDNTAGSFHCACPAGFRSRGPGAPCQDVDECARSPPPCTYGRCENTEGSFQCVCPTGFQPSAAGSECEDVDECENHLACPGQECVNSPGSFQCRACPAGHHLHHGRCTDVDECRSGASCGPHGHCTNTEGSFRCTCAPGYRAPPGRPGPCADVNECLEGDFCFPNGECLNTDGSFACTCAPGYRPGPRGASCLDVDECSEEDLCQSGICTNTDGSFECVCPPGHRAGPDLASCLDVDECRERGPALCGSQRCENSPGSYRCVRDCDPGYHAGPEGTCDDMDECQEYGPGICGAQRCENTPGSYRCTPACDPGYQPTPGGGCQDVDECRNRSFCGAHAMCQNLPGSFQCLCDQGYEGARDGRHCVDVNECETLQGVCGAALCENVEGSFLCVCPNSPEEFDPMTGRCVPPRTSAGTFPGPQPHVPASPSLPARLPPPPSRRPSPPRQGPVGSGRRECYFDTAAPDACDNILARNVTWQECCCTVGEGWGSGCRIQQCPSTETAEYQSLCPHGRGYLAPSGDPSLRRDVDECQLFRDQVCKSGVCVNTAPGYSCYCSNGYYYHAQRLECIDNDECADEEPACEGGSCVNTIGSYHCTCEPPLVLDGSGRRCVSNESQSLDDNLGVCWQEVGADLVCSRPRLDRQATYTECCCLYGEAWGMDCALCPAQDSDDFEALCNVLRPPAYGPPRPGGFGLPYEYGPDLGSPYQGLPYGPELYLPPVLPYDPYPPPPGPFARREAPYGTPPFDMPDFEDDGGPYGESEAPAPPGPGSRWRYRSRDTRGSVSEPEESPEGGSYAGAQAGPYEGLEAEECGILDGCAHGRCVRVPEGFTCDCFDGYRLDMTRMACVDINECDEAEAAAQLCVNARCVNTDGSFRCICRPGFAPSHEPHHCTPARPRA from the exons ATGAGCATG TGTGCGTCCCCGCTGCCCGGGCTCCGGACGCAGGAGGTCTGCTGCAGAGGGGCCGGCTTGGCCTGGGGCGTTCACGACTGTCAGTCGTGCTCGGAGCTCCTGG GAAACTCCGACCAAGTGGGCGTCCCAGATGGACCGTGTCCAGCTGGCTTTGAAAGGGTTAATGGGTCCTGCGAAG ATGTGGATGAATGCGAGACTGGGGGGCGTTGCCAGCACGGGGAGTGTGCGAACACGCATGGCGGATACACCTGCGTGTGCCCCGACGGCTTTCTGCTTGACTCGTCCCGCAGCAGCTGCATCT cccaacaCGTGATCTCAGAGGCCAAGGGACCCTGCTTCCGCGTGCTCCGCGACGGCGGCTGCTCGCTGCCCATTCTACGCAACATCACCAAACAGATCTGCTGCTGCAGCCGCGTAGGCAAAGCCTGGGGCCGGGGTTGCCAGCTCTGCCCACCCTTTGGCTCAG AGGGTTTTCGGGAGATCTGCCCAGCTGGCCCTGGCTACCATTACTCGGCCTCCGACCTCCGCTACAACACCAGACCCCTGGGCCAGGAACCACCCCGAGTGTCCCTCAGCCAGCCCCGTGCCCCATCCTCCACCTCTCGGCCACGCACAG GCTTTCTGCCCACTCATCGCCCAGAACCCCGGCCTGAGACACGGCTAGAACCCCGGCCAGAGCCCCGTCCGGGCCCTGAGCTTCCCCTGCCCAGCACCCCTGCCTGGACTGGTCCGGAGATCCCTGAATCAG GTCCCTCTGCAGGCGAGTGTCAACGCAATCCCCAGGTCTGTGGCCCGGGACGCTGCATTCCCCGGCCCAGTGGCTACACCTGCGCGTGCGACTCCGGTTTCCGGCTCAGCCCGCAGGGCATGCGCTGCATTG ACGTGGACGAATGTCGCCGCATTCCCACGCCTTGTGCTCCCGGGCGCTGCGAGAACACGCCAGGCAGCTTCCGTTGCGTGTGCGGGCCGGGCTTCCGAGCTGGCCCGCGGGGTGCGGAGTGTCTGG ACGTGGACGAGTGCCACCGCGTGCCGCCACCCTGTGACCGTGGGCGCTGCGAGAACACGCCAGGCAGCTTCCTGTGCGTGTGCCCCGCTGGGTACCAGGCTGCGCCCCACGGAGCCAGCTGCCAGG ATGTGGATGAATGCATCCAGAGCCCCGGCCTGTGTGGCCGAGGGGTCTGTGAGAACCTGCCTGGTTCTTTCCACTGTGTGTGCCCGGCTGGCTTCCGGGGCTCAGCGTGTGAAGAGGATGTGGATGAGTGTGCCCAGGAGCCACCACCCTGTGGGCCAGGCCGTTGTGACAACACAGCAGGCTCCTTTCACTGTGCCTGCCCTGCTGGCTTCCGCTCCCGTGGGCCGGGGGCCCCCTGCCAAG ATGTGGATGAGTGTGCCCGTAGCCCCCCGCCCTGCACCTATGGCCGGTGTGAGAACACAGAAGGCAGCTTCCAGTGCGTCTGCCCCACGGGCTTCCAACCCAGTGCTGCCGGCTCTGAGTGCGAGG ATGTGGATGAGTGTGAGAACCACCTGGCATGTCCTGGGCAGGAGTGTGTGAACTCACCTGGCTCCTTCCAGTGCAGGGCCTGTCCTGCTGGTCACCACCTGCACCATGGCCGATGTACTG ATGTGGACGAATGCCGTTCGGGCGCCTCCTGCGGCCCCCACGGCCACTGCACTAACACTGAAGGCTCCTTCCGCTGCACCTGCGCGCCAGGCTACCGGGCACCACCTGGTCGGCCCGGGCCCTGCGCAG ACGTGAACGAGTGCCTGGAGGGCGACTTTTGCTTCCCCAACGGCGAGTGCCTCAACACCGACGGCTCCTTTGCCTGTACTTGTGCTCCCGGTTACCGGCCCGGACCTCGCGGAGCTTCTTGCCTCG ACGTGGACGAATGCAGCGAGGAGGACCTCTGCCAGAGCGGCATCTGTACCAACACCGACGGCTCTTTCGAGTGCGTCTGTCCTCCAGGACACCGCGCTGGCCCAGACCTCGCCTCCTGCCTCG ACGTGGACGAATGTCGGGAGCGGGGCCCGGCCTTGTGCGGGTCCCAGCGCTGTGAGAATTCCCCCGGCTCCTACCGCTGTGTCCGCGACTGCGACCCTGGCTACCACGCAGGCCCTGAGGGCACCTGTGACG ACATGGATGAGTGCCAGGAATATGGCCCAGGGATTTGTGGAGCCCAGCGCTGTGAGAATACCCCTGGCTCCTACCGCTGCACACCGGCCTGTGACCCTGGCTACCAGCCCACGCCAGGGGGCGGATGCCAGG ATGTGGACGAATGCCGGAACCGGTCCTTCTGCGGGGCCCATGCCATGTGCCAGAACCTGCCTGGTTCCTTCCAGTGCCTCTGTGACCAGGGCTACGAGGGGGCGCGGGACGGGCGTCACTGCGTGG ATGTGAATGAATGTGAAACGCTACAGGGTGTGTGTGGAGCTGCCCTGTGTGAGAATGTGGAAGGctccttcctctgtgtctgcccCAACAGCCCTGAGGAGTTTGACCCCATGACTGGGCGCTGTGTTCCCCCTCGGACGTCTGCTG GCACGTTCCCGGGCCCGCAGCCCCACGTACCCGCCAGCCCCAGTCTGCCAGCCAGGCTCCCACCACCCCCGTCCCGCCGGCCCAGCCCACCTAGGCAGGGCCCTGTGGGCAGCGGGCGCCGGGAGTGCTACTTTGACACGGCAGCTCCGGATGCATGTGACAACATCCTGGCTCGGAACGTGACGTGGCAGGAGTGCTGCTGCACTGTGGGTGAGGGCTGGGGCAGCGGCTGCCGCATCCAGCAGTGCCCAAGCACCGAGACAG CTGAGTACCAGTCATTGTGCCCCCACGGCCGGGGCTACCTGGCGCCCAGCGGAGACCCGAGCCTCCGGAGAG ACGTGGACGAGTGCCAGCTCTTCCGAGACCAGGTGTGCAAGAGCGGCGTGTGCGTGAACACGGCCCCAGGCTACTCATGTTATTGCAGCAATGGCTACTACTATCATGCCCAGCGCCTGGAGTGCATCG ATAACGACGAGTGCGCGGACGAGGAGCCGGCCTGTGAGGGCGGCAGCTGCGTCAATACCATAGGCTCTTATCACTGCACGTGCGAGCCCCCACTTGTGCTGGACGGCTCGGGGCGCCGCTGCGTCTCCAACGAGAGCCAGAGCCTCG ACGACAATCTGGGAGTGTGCTGGCAGGAAGTGGGGGCTGACCTCGTGTGCAGTCGCCCTCGGCTGGATCGCCAGGCCACCTACACAGAGTGCTGCTGCCTCTATGGCGAGGCCTGGGGCATGGACTGTGCCCTCTGCCCAGCGCAGGACTCAG ATGACTTTGAGGCCCTGTGCAATGTGCTGCGCCCCCCCGCCTATGGACCCCCGCGGCCAGGTGGCTTTGGACTCCCCTACGAGTATGGCCCAGACCTAGGTTCACCTTACCAGGGCCTTCCGTATGGGCCTGAGTTGTACCTGCCACCCGTCCTACCCTATGACCCCTACCCACCGCCACCTGGGCCCTTCGCGCGCCGGGAGGCCCCCTACGGGACGCCACCCTTCGACATGCCCGACTTCGAGGACGATGGTGGCCCCTACGGTGAATCCGAGGCTCCTGCTCCACCGGGGCCCGGCTCCCGCTGGCGCTATCGGTCCCGCGACACCCGTGGCTCCGTCTCAGAGCCTGAGGAGTCGCCTGAAGGTGGAAGCTATGCTG GCGCCCAGGCTGGGCCCTACGAAGGGCTGGAGGCGGAGGAGTGCGGGATCCTGGACGGCTGCGCCCACGGCCGATGTGTGCGTGTCCCCGAGGGCTTCACCTGCGACTGCTTCGACGGCTACCGCCTGGACATGACCCGCATGGCCTGCGTCG ACATCAACGAGTGTGACGAGGCCGAGGCGGCCGCCCAGCTCTGCGTCAACGCGCGCTGCGTCAACACGGATGGCTCGTTCCGCTGCATCTGCCGCCCAGGATTCGCACCCTCGCACGAGCCGCACCACTGCACGCCGGCCAGGCCCCGGGCCTGA